A window from Montipora capricornis isolate CH-2021 chromosome 7, ASM3666992v2, whole genome shotgun sequence encodes these proteins:
- the LOC138055530 gene encoding E3 SUMO-protein ligase ZBED1-like, producing the protein MATNDQAIVNPPASFQSAVWKYYGFPTKDGTTDKSKTMCKICFATFKYCAGSTSSMSAHLKSQHSIDEKSEVLQSKMAKTSPGTKNSTETGQSKIQDVLKNKLPRLGNRATAIKKSIGVFNAKDMRPYSVVENKGFQHMINVLEPRYDLPSRVHFSEKVILKLYEEVKSEVESDLKSAEFVALTSDGWTSRSTESYITVTAHFIQEWNIKNYVLQTRRMDESHTSENLLKILTSAISEWNLQRYEQNPSLTFDNASNIVNAAKQAELSPHVGCVAHTINLATQKGLKVSQMDRILGRIRRIASFFHMSTTAMAVLK; encoded by the coding sequence ATGGCGACGAATGACCAAGCGATTGTGAATCCGCCTGCTTCTTTTCAATCCGCAGTGTGGAAATATTATGGTTTTCCGACTAAAGATGGAACAACAGACAAGTCTAAAACTATGTGCAAAATTTGCTTCGCAACTTTCAAGTATTGTGCCGGTTCGACCTCAAGCATGAGCGCACACTTAAAAAGTCAACACAGCATTGATGAAAAGTCAGAAGTGTTGCAGTCAAAGATGGCAAAAACTTCGCCGGGTACCAAAAACAGTACTGAAACTGGACAGTCAAAAATTCAGGATGTTCTGAAGAATAAGTTGCCACGGTTGGGCAACAGAGCAACGGCAATAAAAAAGTCTATTGGAGTTTTCAATGCAAAGGACATGAGGCCCTATTCAGTTGTGGAAAATAAAGGGTTTCAACACATGATCAACGTTCTGGAGCCTAGGTATGACTTACCAAGCAGAGTTCATTTTTCTGAGAAGGTGATACTTAAACTTTACGAAGAAGTCAAATCAGAAGTCGAATCAGACCTTAAAAGTGCCGAGTTCGTGGCTTTAACAAGTGATGGATGGACATCTAGATCAACAGAAAGCTACATAACAGTTACCGCACATTTCATCCAAGAATGGAACATTAAAAACTACGTTTTGCAAACAAGAAGAATGGATGAGTCACATACATCGGAAAACTTATTAAAAATACTGACTTCAGCTATATCTGAATGGAATTTACAAAGATATGAACAGAATCCATCTCTGACATTTGACAATGCCAGCAATATAGTGAATGCTGCAAAGCAAGCTGAACTTTCACCACATGTTGGATGTGTGGCCCATACAATCAATCTGGCAACCCAAAAAGGACTTAAGGTATCTCAAATGGACAGGATTCTTGGAAGGATAAGGCGCATAGCAAGCTTTTTCCACATGAGCACAACAGCTATGGcagttttgaaataa